In Candidatus Bathyarchaeia archaeon, a genomic segment contains:
- a CDS encoding lactate utilization protein: MSTIETVTPSNVKWDRLPDKQTITRTIDALKNRGINAELVNTDSDALKLITARIPEGAEVMTGASTSLDQIGFTELLKSGAPKWKNLKQELMAEKDPSKQRSLRVKATGAEYFIGSVQAVAETGEIVVASASGSQIPAYAFNARNVVWVVGAHKIVRSLEEALRRVREHALPLETARMKSQGYPGSMIGKILILEREPPQFGRNLTMILVNEKLGF; this comes from the coding sequence ATGAGCACAATCGAAACAGTAACTCCTAGCAACGTGAAATGGGACAGGTTACCCGACAAGCAGACCATCACTCGAACCATCGACGCGTTGAAGAACAGAGGAATCAACGCCGAACTCGTCAACACTGACAGTGACGCTCTCAAGCTAATCACAGCGAGAATCCCTGAGGGCGCCGAAGTAATGACAGGCGCGTCCACCAGTCTCGACCAGATCGGCTTCACCGAACTTCTCAAGTCAGGAGCACCCAAGTGGAAAAACCTGAAACAAGAACTAATGGCCGAAAAGGACCCCTCGAAGCAGAGAAGCCTCCGAGTCAAGGCGACAGGGGCAGAATACTTCATCGGAAGCGTCCAAGCGGTTGCTGAAACCGGAGAGATCGTAGTCGCCAGCGCGAGCGGTAGCCAGATACCAGCCTACGCGTTCAATGCGAGAAACGTAGTATGGGTTGTCGGCGCTCACAAAATTGTCCGAAGCCTCGAGGAAGCTCTGAGAAGAGTGCGAGAGCACGCATTGCCCCTTGAGACCGCTAGAATGAAGAGCCAAGGATACCCTGGAAGCATGATCGGAAAGATATTGATTCTCGAGAGGGAGCCACCCCAATTCGGGCGAAACCTTACAATGATTCTTGTAAACGAAAAACTCGGCTTCTAA